The genomic interval ACGCGAAGATCCGTCTCGACGAGCGCTCGCTCGAGACGGCGACCGCACGACTCGGCGAGCTCGGCGACTCGCTCGCCCGCGCCCTCGTGTGGGGCACGCTCTGGGACGCGACCCGCGATGCGGAGCTCCCCGCGAGCCGCTTCGTGGACACGGTGCTCGCCCACATCGGGCGGGAGACCGGCTCCACGACGCTGCGCACGCTGCTCGGCCAGCTGCGCCTCGCCGCGGAGAGCTACGTGTCCCCCGCGCGCCGCACCGCCACGATCGAGCGCGTCGCCGACGCGCTCTGGCAGCTGTCCGTCGACGCCGAGCCCGGCTCCGACAACCAGTTCCAGTTCGTGAAGTCGTTCGCCCTGCTGGCCACGACCGCCGAGCAGCTCGACACGGTGGCGGGCCTCTTCGACGGCTCCGTGCCCCTCGACGGGCTCGACATCGACACCGATCTCGGGTGGGAGCTGCTCATCGCGCTCGTCGCGGGCGGTCGCGCCGGTGAGCCGGAGATCGCCGCGCGGCTCGCCGAGGATCGCACCGCGAGCGGCAACCAGTCCGCGGCGCACGCCCGCGCCGCCGCCCCGACGGCCGAGGCGAAGCGGGCCGCGTGGGACCTCGTCTGGGAGTCCGACGAGCAGCCGAACGCGATCGTGCGCGCGACGGGTCTCGGCTTCACCCGCGCGAGCGATCCCGCGATCCTCGAGCCGTTCGTCGAGCGCTTCTTCGCCTCGCTGCTCCCCATCTGGGAGGCCCGCAGCTATCAGATCGTGGAGGAGCTCGTCGAGGGCTTCTACCCGTCCGAGCTCGCCGGCGCGCCGCTCGTCGCAGCCACTCGCGGGTGGCTCGACGCCCACGCCGACGCCCCGGCCGCGCTGCGCCGCATCGTGACCGAGCTCCTCGCGGGCGTCGAGCGCGCACTGCGCGTGCAGGCGGCCGACCGGGAGGCGTGATGTCGGCGGAGGTCGATACGGTCGAGAGCGTCGAGGAGGCGATGGGCGGGGCGTTTACCGCCTTCCTCGACGCCTATCACGTGCCGCTCACGATCCTCGCGATCGTCGTCGTCGCGGTGCTCCTGAACTGGCTGCTGCGGCGCCTGCTCATGCGCACCGTGACGCAGATCGTGCGGGGCGTGAAGCGCGCGCAGGATGTCGACACGACCTCCGAGATGCAGGCGGCGCCCTACGTGAACGCGCGCGCCGTGCAGCGCACGCGCACCCTCGGCACAGTGGGCCGCGCCGTCATCACCTGGACGATCGTCGTGATCGCGCTGATCCTCATCCTGGGGCAGCTCGGCGTGAACCTCGGCGCGGTGCTCACCTCCGCCGGCATCGTCGCCGCGGGCCTCGCCTTCGGCGCGCAGAACATCGTGAAGGACATCCTCAACGGCATCTTCATGGTCTTCGAGGACCAGCTCGGGATCGGTGACGTCGTCACCATCGGCGCCGTGAGCGGCACCGTGGAGGACGTCGGCATCCGCGTCACCCAGGTGCGCGCCCTCGACGGGACCCTCTGGTTCGTGCGCAACGGCGAGATCCTCACGCTCGGCAATGCCTCGCAGGGCTGGGGGCGCGCCGTCATCGATGTGACGGTCGATGCCAGGCAAGATCTCGCGCACGTCTCGGAGGTCACGGTGGATGCGGCCAAGGCGCTCCTCACCTCCGAGCGCTACGCGCGCAAGGTCACGGGGGAGCCCGAGCTCTACGGCCTGGAGAGCGTGTTCGGCGATCGCGCGACGCTCCGGATCGCGGTCCGCACGCGTCCCGAGGCCCAGTGGGAGGTGCAGCGCGGCATCCGCGCCGAACTGCGCCGCCGCTTCGCCGAGGAGGGCATCACGCTCTCCGACGAGCTCCCGAAACCCCCTGGAGGCCCTGTATGAACGCGCACGACGATCCGCGGGCGTCCGACGCCGGAGGGAGCGCCCCCGCGGCGGGCCATCCCGCCGCGAACGGCGCCGCACCGGCCGCTCCCCCCGCCCCGCGGCTGACGCTGCGCTCCGGGGAGGGGGGTGCGGCGGTCACCGATACCGTGTGGGCGCAGGTCGGCGGCACCGAGACCTTCGACCGGCTCGTGCGCGCCTTCTACCGGGAGGTGCGGCAGGATCCGGTGCTCGCGCCCATGTATCCCGATGCCGACTGGGAGGGCGCCATCTGGCGCCTGCGGGCCTTCCTCGAGCAGTACTGGGGTGGACCGACGAGCTACTCCGAGGAGCGCGGCCATCCGCGGTTGCGGATGCGCCACGCGCCGTTCGCGGTCACGCCCGATGCTCGGGATCGCTGGCTCCGGCACATGCACGGCGCCCTCGACGAGGTGGCGCTGCCGCCGATGCACGACGCGGCGTTCCGCGAGTACGTCGAGCGCGCCGCCCTCGCCATGGTCAACCGCTTCGAGTAGCCCGGCCGCACGGCCTCGCGTCGCCTGGGCCGTGCGGCCGCTCAGCGGTACGCCTCGGCATAGGCCTCCCCCGGCGGGATCGGCTGGATGACGTCGAGCAGCACGCCGTCCGGCGCGCCCACGATGAAGTGCCGCTGCCCGAATTCCTCGTCGCGCAGCTGCTGGAGGACCGGCAGATCCTCTCGAGCGCTGAGACGCGCGTGCAGGGCGTCCACGTCATCCACCTCGAGATTGATGAGCACGCCGCGCGGCAGGGCGCCGTACCCCTCGGGGATCGTCGGGTGATCGTGCGCCAGGATCGCGAGCTCGCAGGAGCCGAGCCGGAGGCTCACGTACCAGTCGGAGGCGAACGTCGTCTCGAAGCCGAGCAGCTCGCGGTAGAACGCCGCTGCCGCGCCGACATCGCCGGACATGAGAACGGGGTAGCAGCCGATGGTGGTCATGCGCGCTCCTTTACGTACAATGTGCATGTATCGCGATCCAGCATACATGCGCTCTGTACGTAAAGGAACCCGCTCATGCCCCGCGCCTCCGCCGCCGACGCCGCTCTGACCGCCCGCCGCCTCCTCGAGGCCGCCGCGGCGCTCTTCGGCGCCCGCGGATTCGCCGACGTCGCCCTCGACGACGTGGCGCGAGCCGCCGGGGTCACCCGGGGCGCGGTCTACCACCACTACGGCAGCAAGACCCGGCTCTTCGCCGCGGTCGTCGAGCACCTGCAGGCGCACGTCGCTGCGGCGATCGTCGCGGCGGCCGCGGACCCCGGGGCGGGCGGGCGCACCGCGGGTCCCGAGGAGCGGCTGCGGGCGGGCTCGCACGCCTTCCTCGACGCGGTCACCTCGGACCGCACCGTGCGCGTCCTCCTCATCGACGCGCCCGCGGTCCTCGGCTGGCAGGAGTGGCGGCGCCTCGACGCGGAGCACGCGATCGTCGAACTCCGCGATGCGCTCGCCGACGTCGGCATCGCGGATGACCTCCGCGACGCGCTCGCCGCGCAACTCTCCGGGGCGATGAACGACGCCGCCCTCTGGATCGCGCAGCACGACGATCCCGAGACCGCTCGGGCCCGCGCGCATGCCGCGCTCAACCGCCTGCTCGCCGCGGCGCTCATCGCGACGGACTGATCCGCAGCCAGCGTATGCGCGACGCGCGCGATGCTCGTTCACGCGATTCCACGATCCGATGCCGTGAGAATCCCGCGACCTTTTGGCAGACTGGTCGCATGACCGAGATTCGCCTCACCGACGACGCCGCGGCCGACGCCCTGCTGACCGACAATCCGCTGGCCCTTCTCATCGGCATGCTCCTCGACCAGCAGGTGGCGATGGAGACCGCCTTCGCCGGACCGCTGAAGATCCGCGAGCGGATCGGCGGGCTCGACGCCCGCACGATCGCGGAGTGCGATCCCGAAGAGTTCGCCGCCGCGTTCAAGCAGACCCCTGCGGTGCACCGCTTCCCGGGCTCGATGGCGGGACGGGTGCAGGCGCTCTGCCGCACGCTCCTCGAGGAGTGGGACGGCGACGCGGCCGCGATCTGGACGACGGACGAGCCGGACGGACCGACGGTCCTGCGCCGCCTGCGCGCGCTCCCCGGCTTCGGGGAGCAGAAGGCGAAGATCTTCCTCGCGCTGCTCGGCAAGCAGCGCGGCTTCGCGGGAGCGGGCTGGCGGGCGGCCGCAGCCCCCTACGGCGAGGAGGGCTCCTTCCGCAGCGTCGCCGACATCACCTCCCCCGAGACGCTGCTCAAGGTGCGGGAGACGAAGCGCGCCGCGAAGGCCGCGGCGAAGCGGCCCGCGTGAGCGAGGGAGTCGCGGCGGTGAACGGCGCGGAGGCGTTCGCGCGCTCCGCCGAGCAGGTCGTCGCCTACCTCAACGCGCACACGCCGCTCACCGACTGGTCGGTCTCGCGCGTCGCCCACGGCGAGCAGATCCACGTGCACGTGCATCACGATCGGATCCTCAACGTCGGCGACCGGGTGTCCTGGAACGAGTCCTTCTGCAGCCGGATGTCGGCCGGCGCGGCGCACGTCGTGCGCGACTCGCGCGCCGACCCCGACTACGCGGATCTCGAGGTCTCCGAACGCGTCGGCTCCTACGCGGGGTACGCGATCTCCGACGACGACGGCGCGTTCTTCGGAGTGCTCTGCGGGGTCAGAGAGGCGCCGCTCGCCGCCGACGAGACCGTCGACGAGGAACTCGTGCGATTGCTGAGCGAGCTGCTCTCATCGCAGCTCCGGCTCTCCCGCGGGATCGATCGGGGCCGCCGCTCGGCCGAGATCGCCGAGGCGCTCGCGCACTCGGACGCCCTCACCGGCGTGCTCAACCGGCGGGGATGGGATCGCCTCGTCGCCGATGCGCAGGAGCGGGTGGATGCGTTCGGCGACCCCGTCGCCGTCGCGGTCGTGGACCTCGACGGGCTCAAGGCGGTGAACGACACCGAAGGGCACCGTGCCGGCGACGCACTCATCGCCCGCGCCGCCGCGACGCTCTCGGGCGCCTGCGCTGCCGCGCACCGGATCGCGCGGATCGGCGGGGACGAATTCGCGATCCTCGCGAGCGGCGTCGTGTCCTCCGAACTCGACAGCGGTTTCGCGGGGTTCCGCGCGGCCCTGCGCCGCGCCGGCGTCGCGGCGTCGATCGGCTGCGCGGCCGCGATCCCCGGGGTCACGAGCGTCGAGGACGCCATCGCCGCCGCCGATCGCGCGATGTACGCGAGCAAGCGCGCCCACCGAGGCGCCGGGGCGCGCTGAACCGCACTCGGGCGCGGTGCCGCCGCGCACGAGGCGGGAGCGGTCCGCGGTGTACGCTTGACTGGCCGCCTCCGTAGCTCAGTGGATAGAGCAACGGCCTTCTAATCCGTCGGTCGCAGGTTCGAATCCTGCCGGGGGCACTCCGGAACACCGCACCGCGCTCCGCGCGAGAAGGGATGCATCGCGTGCGCGCCGCCTCCCGCCCCCGGCTCCCCTTCGAGGTCTGGGCCCTCGTCGCCGGCGGCTTCACCGTCGCCCTGGGCTACGGCGTCGTCGCGCCGGCCATCCCCCAGTTCGCCCTCGAGTTCGGCGTCTCCAGCTTCGCCGCATCGGCGATCGTGAGCGCCTTCGCCCTCATGCGCCTCGTCTCGGCGCCCCTCGCGGGTTGGACGGTCGGCAGATTCGGCGAGCGGCGCACCTACACCGTCGGCATCCTCATCGTCGCGGCCTCGACGGGGGCCGCCGCCCTCGCCGCGAACTACGCGCAGTTCGTCGTGCTGCGCGGCATCGGCGGGATCGGTTCGGCCATGTTCACCGTGGCCGCGACGGCGCTCCTCATCAAGGTGAGCCCGCCGGACGCGCGCGGGCGCGTCGCGAGCCTCAACGCCGCCGGCTTCCTCCTCGGCGGACTCCTCGGGCCGGTGTTCGGCGGTCTCCTCGCCGTGTTCGGGCTGCGCGCGCCGTTCGTGTTCTACTTCTTCACCCTCATCGCCGCCGCGGCCGTCGTCGCCGTCGCGCTGCGGCGCTCCCGCAACGCGGCGAGCCCGGCCGCGGCCGCGGCCGACGCCCCCGAGGCGATGGCGCTGTGCGAGGCCTGGCGCGTGCCGCAGTACCGGGCCCTCCTCCTCTCCGTCTTCGCGTTCGGCTGGTCCTCCTACGGCGTCCGGGTCTCGGTGATCCCGATCCTCGTCGCGGTCGCCTTCCACGGAGATGCGGGGACGGCCGCGTGGGTGCTCGCCGCCTACGCGGCGGGCAACGCGATCCTCATCTTCCCCTCGGGGCGCTGGAACGACACCGTCGGCCGCAAGCCCATGCTCGTCATCGGCTGCGCGATCCTGGTCGTCACGTACCTGGCGGTGCCCGCCGCACCGAGCCTTCCGCTGCTGTTCGCGGTGATGCTCGTCGCCGGAGCCGGCTCCGCGCTCGTGAACCCCGGCCAGCAGGCGGTGCTCGCCGACGTGCTCGACGGGCGCCGGG from Leucobacter allii carries:
- a CDS encoding HhH-GPD-type base excision DNA repair protein, with the translated sequence MTEIRLTDDAAADALLTDNPLALLIGMLLDQQVAMETAFAGPLKIRERIGGLDARTIAECDPEEFAAAFKQTPAVHRFPGSMAGRVQALCRTLLEEWDGDAAAIWTTDEPDGPTVLRRLRALPGFGEQKAKIFLALLGKQRGFAGAGWRAAAAPYGEEGSFRSVADITSPETLLKVRETKRAAKAAAKRPA
- a CDS encoding VOC family protein, with protein sequence MTTIGCYPVLMSGDVGAAAAFYRELLGFETTFASDWYVSLRLGSCELAILAHDHPTIPEGYGALPRGVLINLEVDDVDALHARLSAREDLPVLQQLRDEEFGQRHFIVGAPDGVLLDVIQPIPPGEAYAEAYR
- a CDS encoding globin, with the translated sequence MNAHDDPRASDAGGSAPAAGHPAANGAAPAAPPAPRLTLRSGEGGAAVTDTVWAQVGGTETFDRLVRAFYREVRQDPVLAPMYPDADWEGAIWRLRAFLEQYWGGPTSYSEERGHPRLRMRHAPFAVTPDARDRWLRHMHGALDEVALPPMHDAAFREYVERAALAMVNRFE
- a CDS encoding mechanosensitive ion channel family protein, translating into MSAEVDTVESVEEAMGGAFTAFLDAYHVPLTILAIVVVAVLLNWLLRRLLMRTVTQIVRGVKRAQDVDTTSEMQAAPYVNARAVQRTRTLGTVGRAVITWTIVVIALILILGQLGVNLGAVLTSAGIVAAGLAFGAQNIVKDILNGIFMVFEDQLGIGDVVTIGAVSGTVEDVGIRVTQVRALDGTLWFVRNGEILTLGNASQGWGRAVIDVTVDARQDLAHVSEVTVDAAKALLTSERYARKVTGEPELYGLESVFGDRATLRIAVRTRPEAQWEVQRGIRAELRRRFAEEGITLSDELPKPPGGPV
- a CDS encoding TetR/AcrR family transcriptional regulator, translating into MPRASAADAALTARRLLEAAAALFGARGFADVALDDVARAAGVTRGAVYHHYGSKTRLFAAVVEHLQAHVAAAIVAAAADPGAGGRTAGPEERLRAGSHAFLDAVTSDRTVRVLLIDAPAVLGWQEWRRLDAEHAIVELRDALADVGIADDLRDALAAQLSGAMNDAALWIAQHDDPETARARAHAALNRLLAAALIATD
- a CDS encoding MFS transporter, with the translated sequence MRAASRPRLPFEVWALVAGGFTVALGYGVVAPAIPQFALEFGVSSFAASAIVSAFALMRLVSAPLAGWTVGRFGERRTYTVGILIVAASTGAAALAANYAQFVVLRGIGGIGSAMFTVAATALLIKVSPPDARGRVASLNAAGFLLGGLLGPVFGGLLAVFGLRAPFVFYFFTLIAAAAVVAVALRRSRNAASPAAAAADAPEAMALCEAWRVPQYRALLLSVFAFGWSSYGVRVSVIPILVAVAFHGDAGTAAWVLAAYAAGNAILIFPSGRWNDTVGRKPMLVIGCAILVVTYLAVPAAPSLPLLFAVMLVAGAGSALVNPGQQAVLADVLDGRRGGSVVAAYSMTSDLGGVIGPLVAGAIVDLAGFGWAFAVTACLIAVALVAWTVLPDSRRITGRAAG
- a CDS encoding GGDEF domain-containing protein, with product MSEGVAAVNGAEAFARSAEQVVAYLNAHTPLTDWSVSRVAHGEQIHVHVHHDRILNVGDRVSWNESFCSRMSAGAAHVVRDSRADPDYADLEVSERVGSYAGYAISDDDGAFFGVLCGVREAPLAADETVDEELVRLLSELLSSQLRLSRGIDRGRRSAEIAEALAHSDALTGVLNRRGWDRLVADAQERVDAFGDPVAVAVVDLDGLKAVNDTEGHRAGDALIARAAATLSGACAAAHRIARIGGDEFAILASGVVSSELDSGFAGFRAALRRAGVAASIGCAAAIPGVTSVEDAIAAADRAMYASKRAHRGAGAR